In Numenius arquata chromosome 3, bNumArq3.hap1.1, whole genome shotgun sequence, one genomic interval encodes:
- the DES gene encoding desmin, producing the protein MSQSYSSSQRVSSYRRTFGGGSPVFSRASFGGKGSSGSSVTSRVYQVSRTSAVPSLSSFRTTRVTPLRSYQSAYQGAGELLDFSLADAMNQEFLQTRTNEKVELQELNDRFANYIEKVRFLEQQNALMVAEVNRLRGKEPTRVAEMYEEELRELRRQIDVLTGQRARVEVERDNLLDDLQKLKQRLQEEIQLKEEAENNLAAFRADVDAATLARIDLERRIESLQEEIAFLKKVHEEDLLNVKMALDVEIATYRKLLEGEENRISIPMHQTFASALNFRETSPEQRGSEVHTKKTVMIKTIETRDGEVVSEATQQQHEVL; encoded by the exons atgAGCCAGTCCTACTCTTCCAGCCAGCGGGTCTCTTCCTACCGCCGCACCTTCGGCGGTGGCTCCCCGGTCTTCTCCCGCGCCTCCTTCGGGGGCAAGGGCAGCAGCGGCAGCTCCGTCACCTCCCGCGTCTACCAGGTGTCCCGCACCTCGGCcgtccccagcctgtccagcttCCGCACTACCCGTGTGACGCCCCTGCGCTCCTACCAAAGCGCCTACCAAGGTGCCGGCGAGCTGCTGGACTTCAGCCTGGCCGATGCCATGAACCAGGAGTTCCTCCAGACCCGCACCAACGAGAAGGTGGAGCTGCAGGAGCTCAATGACCGCTTCGCCAACTACATCGAGAAAGTGCGCTTCTTGGAGCAGCAGAATGCCCTGATGGTGGCCGAGGTGAACCGCCTGCGGGGCAAGGAGCCCACCCGCGTGGCCGAGATGTATGAGGAGGAGCTGCGGGAGCTCCGTCGCCAGATAGATGTGCTCACTGGCCAGCGGGCTCGTGTTGAGGTCGAGCGCGACAACCTGCTTGATGACCTGCAGAAGCTCAAGCAGAG GCTGCAAGAGGAGATCCAGCTGAAGGAGGAGGCTGAGAACAACCTGGCTGCTTTCAGAGCT GACGTAGACGCAGCCACGTTGGCACGCATTGACCTGGAAAGACGCATCGAGTCCCTGCAGGAGGAGATCGCCTTCCTCAAGAAGGTGCACGAAGAG GACCTGCTCAACGTCAAGATGGCCCTGGATGTGGAGATCGCCACGTACCGCAAGCTGCTGGAGGGCGAGGAGAACCG gATCAGCATCCCCATGCACCAGACCTTCGCCTCCGCACTCAATTTCCGAG AGACCAGCCCAGAGCAGCGTGGCTCCGAGGTACACACCAAAAAGACCGTGATGATCAAAACCATCGAAACCCGTGACGGCGAG GTGGTGAGCGAAGCGACCCAGCAGCAGCATGAAGTGCTGTAG